ACTAACATTATCGCGATTGGCACACTCTTGGGAACTTTTCTTCTTTCTCTTGTCACTCCACATCCTCCGCTAATGTACTATCAAGTTAATCCAATAACGTATGTTTGATCTGGGTCAACTTGGCCTGATGCAATGAGCTAATAAGGGATTCAGCAGTTCTTTTCCCGAGGAACGACTGGACTAAATCTTTATTATAGCTTCTGAAACAACATCGAATATCTTCACATAGTTCCCACCACGTAAGATCCTCAGCTTAACAATACCCGACATATTGCTCATAAAATATACACGCACACGAAACGAGTACATTTTTTAAGCTATTACAGAATATTCAGGACTAAAAGTTTATCAATTCCATCAAAAGGTGAGCGCTTTTATCAATAATGAGTGGTACATAATATAAGAATGTGCATTTTTGTCCCTTAAGCACATGGTGATCGATTTTACTTAATGCTAAAAATTGTGCATTCGCATTAAATGAATAATTATGAATAGGGTGACGTATATGATCACAGGGAATCATCAGCTTAAAGCAAGAAAAGTACATTTTGATTTTGCGGAGTCGTCTGTGTGTTGGATGCCGAATGATCCGCTATGCTCACATGTAGCCAATGGTATTAATATGCTCTTGCCGGCTGGTGAGTTTTGGTTTTGCCGCGTGTTTAATAAAACCCTTCCCTTGATTACTGATGAAACCTTAAAACAAGAAGTGATTGGCTTTGTTCGTCAAGAAGCAGCTCATGCACGTGCCCATGAAAAAGCTCAGGACTTCTTACGTGAAAATGGCTACGACATTCAAGAAACACTCAACCGCGCCCATTTTGTGTTTAACATTTTATTGGGTGACAAACCTTTAGGTATGCCCTTTTTAAAAGGCGAAAAGCTCGATGAATATTGGTTACTTTTCCGAGTTGGTGTGATTGCTGCAATTGAGCACTTTACTGGAACTATTGGTCAGTGGACACTTGATAGTAAGTCTTGGGACAAAGCCGACCCTGCCATGGCAGATTTGTTCCGTTGGCATTTGGCTGAAGAAGTTGAGCATCGCTGTGTTGCCT
This genomic stretch from Acinetobacter oleivorans DR1 harbors:
- a CDS encoding metal-dependent hydrolase — protein: MITGNHQLKARKVHFDFAESSVCWMPNDPLCSHVANGINMLLPAGEFWFCRVFNKTLPLITDETLKQEVIGFVRQEAAHARAHEKAQDFLRENGYDIQETLNRAHFVFNILLGDKPLGMPFLKGEKLDEYWLLFRVGVIAAIEHFTGTIGQWTLDSKSWDKADPAMADLFRWHLAEEVEHRCVAYDLFEHLLTNKLGFYVSRQVIMAAIFPLFIYFLADFARSLGQQDLEHEDIQKLMRRGYFKIIREFEKTATRSDNLPTIKYLWKATLRWVSPKFNPLHEGDTEQALAYMARSPAVQYFEGMAQATKPATLS